A section of the Saccopteryx leptura isolate mSacLep1 chromosome 6, mSacLep1_pri_phased_curated, whole genome shotgun sequence genome encodes:
- the BRAT1 gene encoding BRCA1-associated ATM activator 1 isoform X1, with product MDPECSRLLPALCAVLADPRQPVADDTCLEKLLDWFKTITEAGSSLLLLQDSPCLVELLFQVLKPQDLGSGVLSFGLRLAGILAAQEDCFQYLQQGELLPGLFGEAGPLGGAAWTAPTVRSGWIQGLRSLAQHPSALQFLADFGALDTVFSLQGDSSLFVASAAGQLLVHILGLSMQGHPGAQPSPQACDWPACAQKIVGHIEESLGSSATPRVMQALNVLTTTFAHCHSPWTQGLWVQLSPLVACLLERDPVPAAHSLVDLLLSVARSPALSSDSGLWVMLAQTLGCLSPTQAGPLALGILKLQDCPQELRTQASDVLLQPLACVLQAAAQAPGPPGLLAGPVGNSAVVSTLLSSRSACVGLLCQTLAHLELLQPMAPSPWPQAPMLGAAVTVLQFCNGSAVPASDVGSRLCVVLAGCVRVQRAALDFLGTLSQGTGPRESVTQVFAVLLDYLRSPDSSPTVLKKAFQATLRWLLSSPKSPGCCDLDPHTRLFLGELLPVLQKRLCSPCWEVRDSGLEFLTQLTRRWAGQAGFRQALLASEVPGLAKQLLQDPESYVRASAVTAVGQLSSQGLHATPASPGHPEGPQSLLLDLLHILSADPEGFPRRAVMQVFTEWLRDGHAEVAEDTERFVARMLQVASQDLDWEVRVQALELALVFLAQTLGQPGPHCPYTVTAPEAAPPGRLARALQALCRVQLFEFAFRALFDCDRPVAQKSCDLLLFLRDKAAPYDGPQEAGGGPDVASLEATLQRWRAGEQGPPLGPLEPEAVLAVLRSMDLEGLRGALAESSDHVEKSPQSLLQDMLATVGILGDNQADCY from the exons GGTCCAGCCTGCTGCTGCTACAGGACAGTCCCTGCCTGGTCGAGCTGCTGTTCCAGGTGCTGAAGCCCCAGGACCTGGGTTCCGGAGTCCTCTCCTTCGGCCTCCGCCTCGCGGGCATCCTTGCAGCCCAGGAGGACTGCTTCCAGTACCTTCAG CAGGGGGAGTTGCTGCCTGGGCTCTTTGGGGAGGCGGGCCCCCTCGGGGGAGCGGCCTGGACCGCGCCCACGGTGCGCAGCGGCTGGATCCAGGGCCTGCGCTCCCTGGCACAGCACCCCAGCGCCCTGCAGTTCCTGGCCGACTTCG ggGCCCTGGACACCGTCTTCTCCCTGCAGGGAGATTCCAGCCTGTTTGTGGCCTCGGCAGCTGGGCAGCTGCTGGTGCACATCCTGGGTCTGTCTATGCAAGGCCATCCTGGGGCACAGCCCAGCCCCCAGGCTTGTGACTGGCCGGCATGTGCCCAGAAAATCGTGGGTCACATCGAAGAGTCCCTGGGCTCCAGCGCCACCCCACGGGTCATGCAGGCCCTGAATGTCCTGACCACCACGTTTGCGCACTGCCACAGCCCCTGGACGCAAGGCCTTTGGGTGCAGCTGAGCCCCCTCGTGGCCTGTCTGCTCGAGAGAGACCCCGTCCCCGCCGCACACTCGCTGGTGGATCTCCTCCTCAGCGTGGCCCG TTCTCCCGCACTGAGTTCTGACAGTGGCCTGTGGGTGATGCTGGCACAGACGCTGGGCTGTCTGAGCCCCACACAAGCAGGGCCGCTGGCTCTGGGGATCCTGAAACTGCAGGACTG CCCACAGGAGCTGAGGACGCAGGCCTCCGAtgtcctcctccagcccctggcctgCGTCCTGCAAGCTGCCGCACAGGCCCCCGGGCCCCCAG GCTTGCTGGCCGGGCCTGTGGGGAACTCGGCAGTGGTCAGTACGCTCCTGTCCTCCAGGTCAGCCTGTGTGGGTCTCCTGTGCCAGACCCTGGCCCACCTGGAGCTACTGCAGCCCATG gcCCCCTCGCCCTGGCCCCAGGCGCCCATGCTTGGGGCTGCGGTGACAGTCCTGCAGTTCTGCAATGGCTCAGCCGTCCCAGCCTCTGATGTGGGGAGCCGCCTCTGTGTGGTGCTGGCCGGCTGCGTCCGGGTCCAGCGAGCGGCCCTCGATTTCCTGGGGACGCTGTCTCAGGGGACAG GCCCCAGAGAGTCGGTGACGCAGGTGTTTGCCGTCCTCCTGGATTACCTCAGGAGCCCTGACTCCAGCCCCACG GTTCTGAAGAAGGCCTTCCAGGCCACGCTCAGGTGGCTCCTGAGCTCGCCCAAGTCCCCCGGCTGCTGCGACCTGGACCCTCACACCCGGCTGTTCCTCGGAG AGCTTCTCCCTGTGCTGCAGAAGCGGCTGTGCAGCCCCTGCTGGGAGGTGAGGGACTCGGGCCTCGAGTTCCTGACCCAGCTGACCAGACGCTGGGCCG GGCAGGCCGGCTTCAGACAGGCGCTCCTGGCTTCCGAGGTGCCCGGGCTCGCCAAGCAGCTCCTGCAAGACCCTGAGAGTTACGTCCGAGCCAGTGCAGTGACCGCCGTGGGGCAGCTCTCCAGCCAGGGGCTGCACGCTACCCCCGCCAGCCCTGGACACCCAGAAGGCCCACAG AGCCTGCTGCTGGACCTGCTGCACATCCTCTCCGCCGACCCAGAGGGTTTCCCCCGGAGGGCCGTCATGCAGGTCTTCACCGAGTGGCTGAGGGACGGCCATGCGGAGGTCGCTGAGGACACAGAGCGCTTTGTGGCCAGGATGCTGCAGGTGGCGAGCCAGGACCTGGACTGGGAGGTCCGGGTCCAGGCCCTTGAGCTCGCGCTGGTGTTCCTGGCGCAGACCCTGGGCCAGCCCGGCCCCCACTGCCCCTACACTGTGACGGCCCCCGAGGCGGCCCCCCCTGGCCGTCTGGCCCGGGCCCTGCAGGCGCTCTGCCGGGTGCAGCTCTTTGAGTTTGCCTTCCGAGCCTTGTTTGACTGTGACCGCCCTGTGGCCCAGAAGTCCTGCgaccttcttctcttcctgcgGGACAAGGCCGCTCCCTACGACGGCCCGCAGGAGGCAGGGGGCGGCCCCGACGTGGCCTCCCTGGAGGCCACCCTGCAGCGGTGGCGGGCGGGTGAGCAGGGCCCGCCTCTGGGGCCCTTGGAGCCGGAGGCCGTGCTGGCCGTGCTGAGGTCCATGGACCTGGAGGGCCTCCGGGGTGCACTGGCTGAGAGCAGTGACCACGTGGAGAAGAGCCCTCAGTCGCTCCTGCAGGACATGCTGGCCACTGTGGGCATTCTGGGGGACAACCAGGCTGACTGCTACTGA
- the BRAT1 gene encoding BRCA1-associated ATM activator 1 isoform X3: protein MDPECSRLLPALCAVLADPRQPVADDTCLEKLLDWFKTITEAGSSLLLLQDSPCLVELLFQVLKPQDLGSGVLSFGLRLAGILAAQEDCFQYLQQGELLPGLFGEAGPLGGAAWTAPTVRSGWIQGLRSLAQHPSALQFLADFGALDTVFSLQGDSSLFVASAAGQLLVHILGLSMQGHPGAQPSPQACDWPACAQKIVGHIEESLGSSATPRVMQALNVLTTTFAHCHSPWTQGLWVQLSPLVACLLERDPVPAAHSLVDLLLSVARSPALSSDSGLWVMLAQTLGCLSPTQAGPLALGILKLQDCPQELRTQASDVLLQPLACVLQAAAQAPGPPGLLAGPVGNSAVVSTLLSSRSACVGLLCQTLAHLELLQPMAPSPWPQAPMLGAAVTVLQFCNGSAVPASDVGSRLCVVLAGCVRVQRAALDFLGTLSQGTGPRESVTQVFAVLLDYLRSPDSSPTVLKKAFQATLRWLLSSPKSPGCCDLDPHTRLFLGELLPVLQKRLCSPCWEVRDSGLEFLTQLTRRWAGQAGFRQALLASEVPGLAKQLLQDPESYVRASAVTAVGQLSSQGLHATPASPGHPEGPQKSLLLDLLHILSADPEGFPRRAVMQVFTEWLRDGHAEVAEDTERFVARMLQVASQDLDWEVRVQALELALVFLAQTLGQPGPHCPYTVTAPEAAPPGRLARALQALCRVQLFEFAFRALFDCDRPVAQKSCDLLLFLRDKAAPYDGPQEAGGGPDVASLEATLQRWRAGEQGPPLGPLEPEAVLAVLRSMDLEGLRGALAESSDHVEKSPQSLLQDMLATVGILGDNQADCY from the exons GGTCCAGCCTGCTGCTGCTACAGGACAGTCCCTGCCTGGTCGAGCTGCTGTTCCAGGTGCTGAAGCCCCAGGACCTGGGTTCCGGAGTCCTCTCCTTCGGCCTCCGCCTCGCGGGCATCCTTGCAGCCCAGGAGGACTGCTTCCAGTACCTTCAG CAGGGGGAGTTGCTGCCTGGGCTCTTTGGGGAGGCGGGCCCCCTCGGGGGAGCGGCCTGGACCGCGCCCACGGTGCGCAGCGGCTGGATCCAGGGCCTGCGCTCCCTGGCACAGCACCCCAGCGCCCTGCAGTTCCTGGCCGACTTCG ggGCCCTGGACACCGTCTTCTCCCTGCAGGGAGATTCCAGCCTGTTTGTGGCCTCGGCAGCTGGGCAGCTGCTGGTGCACATCCTGGGTCTGTCTATGCAAGGCCATCCTGGGGCACAGCCCAGCCCCCAGGCTTGTGACTGGCCGGCATGTGCCCAGAAAATCGTGGGTCACATCGAAGAGTCCCTGGGCTCCAGCGCCACCCCACGGGTCATGCAGGCCCTGAATGTCCTGACCACCACGTTTGCGCACTGCCACAGCCCCTGGACGCAAGGCCTTTGGGTGCAGCTGAGCCCCCTCGTGGCCTGTCTGCTCGAGAGAGACCCCGTCCCCGCCGCACACTCGCTGGTGGATCTCCTCCTCAGCGTGGCCCG TTCTCCCGCACTGAGTTCTGACAGTGGCCTGTGGGTGATGCTGGCACAGACGCTGGGCTGTCTGAGCCCCACACAAGCAGGGCCGCTGGCTCTGGGGATCCTGAAACTGCAGGACTG CCCACAGGAGCTGAGGACGCAGGCCTCCGAtgtcctcctccagcccctggcctgCGTCCTGCAAGCTGCCGCACAGGCCCCCGGGCCCCCAG GCTTGCTGGCCGGGCCTGTGGGGAACTCGGCAGTGGTCAGTACGCTCCTGTCCTCCAGGTCAGCCTGTGTGGGTCTCCTGTGCCAGACCCTGGCCCACCTGGAGCTACTGCAGCCCATG gcCCCCTCGCCCTGGCCCCAGGCGCCCATGCTTGGGGCTGCGGTGACAGTCCTGCAGTTCTGCAATGGCTCAGCCGTCCCAGCCTCTGATGTGGGGAGCCGCCTCTGTGTGGTGCTGGCCGGCTGCGTCCGGGTCCAGCGAGCGGCCCTCGATTTCCTGGGGACGCTGTCTCAGGGGACAG GCCCCAGAGAGTCGGTGACGCAGGTGTTTGCCGTCCTCCTGGATTACCTCAGGAGCCCTGACTCCAGCCCCACG GTTCTGAAGAAGGCCTTCCAGGCCACGCTCAGGTGGCTCCTGAGCTCGCCCAAGTCCCCCGGCTGCTGCGACCTGGACCCTCACACCCGGCTGTTCCTCGGAG AGCTTCTCCCTGTGCTGCAGAAGCGGCTGTGCAGCCCCTGCTGGGAGGTGAGGGACTCGGGCCTCGAGTTCCTGACCCAGCTGACCAGACGCTGGGCCG GGCAGGCCGGCTTCAGACAGGCGCTCCTGGCTTCCGAGGTGCCCGGGCTCGCCAAGCAGCTCCTGCAAGACCCTGAGAGTTACGTCCGAGCCAGTGCAGTGACCGCCGTGGGGCAGCTCTCCAGCCAGGGGCTGCACGCTACCCCCGCCAGCCCTGGACACCCAGAAGGCCCACAG AAGAGCCTGCTGCTGGACCTGCTGCACATCCTCTCCGCCGACCCAGAGGGTTTCCCCCGGAGGGCCGTCATGCAGGTCTTCACCGAGTGGCTGAGGGACGGCCATGCGGAGGTCGCTGAGGACACAGAGCGCTTTGTGGCCAGGATGCTGCAGGTGGCGAGCCAGGACCTGGACTGGGAGGTCCGGGTCCAGGCCCTTGAGCTCGCGCTGGTGTTCCTGGCGCAGACCCTGGGCCAGCCCGGCCCCCACTGCCCCTACACTGTGACGGCCCCCGAGGCGGCCCCCCCTGGCCGTCTGGCCCGGGCCCTGCAGGCGCTCTGCCGGGTGCAGCTCTTTGAGTTTGCCTTCCGAGCCTTGTTTGACTGTGACCGCCCTGTGGCCCAGAAGTCCTGCgaccttcttctcttcctgcgGGACAAGGCCGCTCCCTACGACGGCCCGCAGGAGGCAGGGGGCGGCCCCGACGTGGCCTCCCTGGAGGCCACCCTGCAGCGGTGGCGGGCGGGTGAGCAGGGCCCGCCTCTGGGGCCCTTGGAGCCGGAGGCCGTGCTGGCCGTGCTGAGGTCCATGGACCTGGAGGGCCTCCGGGGTGCACTGGCTGAGAGCAGTGACCACGTGGAGAAGAGCCCTCAGTCGCTCCTGCAGGACATGCTGGCCACTGTGGGCATTCTGGGGGACAACCAGGCTGACTGCTACTGA
- the BRAT1 gene encoding BRCA1-associated ATM activator 1 isoform X2: MDPECSRLLPALCAVLADPRQPVADDTCLEKLLDWFKTITEAGSSLLLLQDSPCLVELLFQVLKPQDLGSGVLSFGLRLAGILAAQEDCFQYLQQGELLPGLFGEAGPLGGAAWTAPTVRSGWIQGLRSLAQHPSALQFLADFGALDTVFSLQGDSSLFVASAAGQLLVHILGLSMQGHPGAQPSPQACDWPACAQKIVGHIEESLGSSATPRVMQALNVLTTTFAHCHSPWTQGLWVQLSPLVACLLERDPVPAAHSLVDLLLSVARSPALSSDSGLWVMLAQTLGCLSPTQAGPLALGILKLQDCPQELRTQASDVLLQPLACVLQAAAQAPGPPGLLAGPVGNSAVVSTLLSSRSACVGLLCQTLAHLELLQPMAPSPWPQAPMLGAAVTVLQFCNGSAVPASDVGSRLCVVLAGCVRVQRAALDFLGTLSQGTGPRESVTQVFAVLLDYLRSPDSSPTVLKKAFQATLRWLLSSPKSPGCCDLDPHTRLFLGGQAGFRQALLASEVPGLAKQLLQDPESYVRASAVTAVGQLSSQGLHATPASPGHPEGPQKSLLLDLLHILSADPEGFPRRAVMQVFTEWLRDGHAEVAEDTERFVARMLQVASQDLDWEVRVQALELALVFLAQTLGQPGPHCPYTVTAPEAAPPGRLARALQALCRVQLFEFAFRALFDCDRPVAQKSCDLLLFLRDKAAPYDGPQEAGGGPDVASLEATLQRWRAGEQGPPLGPLEPEAVLAVLRSMDLEGLRGALAESSDHVEKSPQSLLQDMLATVGILGDNQADCY; this comes from the exons GGTCCAGCCTGCTGCTGCTACAGGACAGTCCCTGCCTGGTCGAGCTGCTGTTCCAGGTGCTGAAGCCCCAGGACCTGGGTTCCGGAGTCCTCTCCTTCGGCCTCCGCCTCGCGGGCATCCTTGCAGCCCAGGAGGACTGCTTCCAGTACCTTCAG CAGGGGGAGTTGCTGCCTGGGCTCTTTGGGGAGGCGGGCCCCCTCGGGGGAGCGGCCTGGACCGCGCCCACGGTGCGCAGCGGCTGGATCCAGGGCCTGCGCTCCCTGGCACAGCACCCCAGCGCCCTGCAGTTCCTGGCCGACTTCG ggGCCCTGGACACCGTCTTCTCCCTGCAGGGAGATTCCAGCCTGTTTGTGGCCTCGGCAGCTGGGCAGCTGCTGGTGCACATCCTGGGTCTGTCTATGCAAGGCCATCCTGGGGCACAGCCCAGCCCCCAGGCTTGTGACTGGCCGGCATGTGCCCAGAAAATCGTGGGTCACATCGAAGAGTCCCTGGGCTCCAGCGCCACCCCACGGGTCATGCAGGCCCTGAATGTCCTGACCACCACGTTTGCGCACTGCCACAGCCCCTGGACGCAAGGCCTTTGGGTGCAGCTGAGCCCCCTCGTGGCCTGTCTGCTCGAGAGAGACCCCGTCCCCGCCGCACACTCGCTGGTGGATCTCCTCCTCAGCGTGGCCCG TTCTCCCGCACTGAGTTCTGACAGTGGCCTGTGGGTGATGCTGGCACAGACGCTGGGCTGTCTGAGCCCCACACAAGCAGGGCCGCTGGCTCTGGGGATCCTGAAACTGCAGGACTG CCCACAGGAGCTGAGGACGCAGGCCTCCGAtgtcctcctccagcccctggcctgCGTCCTGCAAGCTGCCGCACAGGCCCCCGGGCCCCCAG GCTTGCTGGCCGGGCCTGTGGGGAACTCGGCAGTGGTCAGTACGCTCCTGTCCTCCAGGTCAGCCTGTGTGGGTCTCCTGTGCCAGACCCTGGCCCACCTGGAGCTACTGCAGCCCATG gcCCCCTCGCCCTGGCCCCAGGCGCCCATGCTTGGGGCTGCGGTGACAGTCCTGCAGTTCTGCAATGGCTCAGCCGTCCCAGCCTCTGATGTGGGGAGCCGCCTCTGTGTGGTGCTGGCCGGCTGCGTCCGGGTCCAGCGAGCGGCCCTCGATTTCCTGGGGACGCTGTCTCAGGGGACAG GCCCCAGAGAGTCGGTGACGCAGGTGTTTGCCGTCCTCCTGGATTACCTCAGGAGCCCTGACTCCAGCCCCACG GTTCTGAAGAAGGCCTTCCAGGCCACGCTCAGGTGGCTCCTGAGCTCGCCCAAGTCCCCCGGCTGCTGCGACCTGGACCCTCACACCCGGCTGTTCCTCGGAG GGCAGGCCGGCTTCAGACAGGCGCTCCTGGCTTCCGAGGTGCCCGGGCTCGCCAAGCAGCTCCTGCAAGACCCTGAGAGTTACGTCCGAGCCAGTGCAGTGACCGCCGTGGGGCAGCTCTCCAGCCAGGGGCTGCACGCTACCCCCGCCAGCCCTGGACACCCAGAAGGCCCACAG AAGAGCCTGCTGCTGGACCTGCTGCACATCCTCTCCGCCGACCCAGAGGGTTTCCCCCGGAGGGCCGTCATGCAGGTCTTCACCGAGTGGCTGAGGGACGGCCATGCGGAGGTCGCTGAGGACACAGAGCGCTTTGTGGCCAGGATGCTGCAGGTGGCGAGCCAGGACCTGGACTGGGAGGTCCGGGTCCAGGCCCTTGAGCTCGCGCTGGTGTTCCTGGCGCAGACCCTGGGCCAGCCCGGCCCCCACTGCCCCTACACTGTGACGGCCCCCGAGGCGGCCCCCCCTGGCCGTCTGGCCCGGGCCCTGCAGGCGCTCTGCCGGGTGCAGCTCTTTGAGTTTGCCTTCCGAGCCTTGTTTGACTGTGACCGCCCTGTGGCCCAGAAGTCCTGCgaccttcttctcttcctgcgGGACAAGGCCGCTCCCTACGACGGCCCGCAGGAGGCAGGGGGCGGCCCCGACGTGGCCTCCCTGGAGGCCACCCTGCAGCGGTGGCGGGCGGGTGAGCAGGGCCCGCCTCTGGGGCCCTTGGAGCCGGAGGCCGTGCTGGCCGTGCTGAGGTCCATGGACCTGGAGGGCCTCCGGGGTGCACTGGCTGAGAGCAGTGACCACGTGGAGAAGAGCCCTCAGTCGCTCCTGCAGGACATGCTGGCCACTGTGGGCATTCTGGGGGACAACCAGGCTGACTGCTACTGA
- the BRAT1 gene encoding BRCA1-associated ATM activator 1 isoform X4 produces the protein MDPECSRLLPALCAVLADPRQPVADDTCLEKLLDWFKTITEAGSSLLLLQDSPCLVELLFQVLKPQDLGSGVLSFGLRLAGILAAQEDCFQYLQQGELLPGLFGEAGPLGGAAWTAPTVRSGWIQGLRSLAQHPSALQFLADFGALDTVFSLQGDSSLFVASAAGQLLVHILGLSMQGHPGAQPSPQACDWPACAQKIVGHIEESLGSSATPRVMQALNVLTTTFAHCHSPWTQGLWVQLSPLVACLLERDPVPAAHSLVDLLLSVARSPALSSDSGLWVMLAQTLGCLSPTQAGPLALGILKLQDCPQELRTQASDVLLQPLACVLQAAAQAPGPPGLLAGPVGNSAVVSTLLSSRSACVGLLCQTLAHLELLQPMAPSPWPQAPMLGAAVTVLQFCNGSAVPASDVGSRLCVVLAGCVRVQRAALDFLGTLSQGTGPRESVTQVFAVLLDYLRSPDSSPTVLKKAFQATLRWLLSSPKSPGCCDLDPHTRLFLGELLPVLQKRLCSPCWEVRDSGLEFLTQLTRRWAGQAGFRQALLASEVPGLAKQLLQDPESYVRASAVTAVGQLSSQGLHATPASPGHPEGPQVGGGGARGQQSTPDRCFDAQHGHSVAVVYRAYPRRVPLCMSPTCPTLHVPDVSHSASQTLSLGCGHPQRQLSTRRVKGRS, from the exons GGTCCAGCCTGCTGCTGCTACAGGACAGTCCCTGCCTGGTCGAGCTGCTGTTCCAGGTGCTGAAGCCCCAGGACCTGGGTTCCGGAGTCCTCTCCTTCGGCCTCCGCCTCGCGGGCATCCTTGCAGCCCAGGAGGACTGCTTCCAGTACCTTCAG CAGGGGGAGTTGCTGCCTGGGCTCTTTGGGGAGGCGGGCCCCCTCGGGGGAGCGGCCTGGACCGCGCCCACGGTGCGCAGCGGCTGGATCCAGGGCCTGCGCTCCCTGGCACAGCACCCCAGCGCCCTGCAGTTCCTGGCCGACTTCG ggGCCCTGGACACCGTCTTCTCCCTGCAGGGAGATTCCAGCCTGTTTGTGGCCTCGGCAGCTGGGCAGCTGCTGGTGCACATCCTGGGTCTGTCTATGCAAGGCCATCCTGGGGCACAGCCCAGCCCCCAGGCTTGTGACTGGCCGGCATGTGCCCAGAAAATCGTGGGTCACATCGAAGAGTCCCTGGGCTCCAGCGCCACCCCACGGGTCATGCAGGCCCTGAATGTCCTGACCACCACGTTTGCGCACTGCCACAGCCCCTGGACGCAAGGCCTTTGGGTGCAGCTGAGCCCCCTCGTGGCCTGTCTGCTCGAGAGAGACCCCGTCCCCGCCGCACACTCGCTGGTGGATCTCCTCCTCAGCGTGGCCCG TTCTCCCGCACTGAGTTCTGACAGTGGCCTGTGGGTGATGCTGGCACAGACGCTGGGCTGTCTGAGCCCCACACAAGCAGGGCCGCTGGCTCTGGGGATCCTGAAACTGCAGGACTG CCCACAGGAGCTGAGGACGCAGGCCTCCGAtgtcctcctccagcccctggcctgCGTCCTGCAAGCTGCCGCACAGGCCCCCGGGCCCCCAG GCTTGCTGGCCGGGCCTGTGGGGAACTCGGCAGTGGTCAGTACGCTCCTGTCCTCCAGGTCAGCCTGTGTGGGTCTCCTGTGCCAGACCCTGGCCCACCTGGAGCTACTGCAGCCCATG gcCCCCTCGCCCTGGCCCCAGGCGCCCATGCTTGGGGCTGCGGTGACAGTCCTGCAGTTCTGCAATGGCTCAGCCGTCCCAGCCTCTGATGTGGGGAGCCGCCTCTGTGTGGTGCTGGCCGGCTGCGTCCGGGTCCAGCGAGCGGCCCTCGATTTCCTGGGGACGCTGTCTCAGGGGACAG GCCCCAGAGAGTCGGTGACGCAGGTGTTTGCCGTCCTCCTGGATTACCTCAGGAGCCCTGACTCCAGCCCCACG GTTCTGAAGAAGGCCTTCCAGGCCACGCTCAGGTGGCTCCTGAGCTCGCCCAAGTCCCCCGGCTGCTGCGACCTGGACCCTCACACCCGGCTGTTCCTCGGAG AGCTTCTCCCTGTGCTGCAGAAGCGGCTGTGCAGCCCCTGCTGGGAGGTGAGGGACTCGGGCCTCGAGTTCCTGACCCAGCTGACCAGACGCTGGGCCG GGCAGGCCGGCTTCAGACAGGCGCTCCTGGCTTCCGAGGTGCCCGGGCTCGCCAAGCAGCTCCTGCAAGACCCTGAGAGTTACGTCCGAGCCAGTGCAGTGACCGCCGTGGGGCAGCTCTCCAGCCAGGGGCTGCACGCTACCCCCGCCAGCCCTGGACACCCAGAAGGCCCACAGGTAGGAGGCGGTGGGGCCCGGGGCCAGCAGTCCACCCCTgacag GTGTTTTGATGCCCAGCACGGGCATTCTGTGGCAGTGGTCTATCGGGCATATCCCCGACGTGTCCCACTCTGCATGTCCCCGACGTGTCCCACTCTGCATGTCCCCGACGTGTCCCACTCGGCATCCCAGACCCTGTCACTTGGCTGCGGTCACCCTCAGCGACAGCTGAGCACACGGAGGGTGAAGGGTCGTAGCTGA